The following proteins come from a genomic window of Minwuia thermotolerans:
- the purS gene encoding phosphoribosylformylglycinamidine synthase subunit PurS, whose translation MQARIFVTLKNGVLDPQGKAVATALHSLGYEGVGAVRQGKMFEIDIAAADRESARAELGEMCERLLANTVIENYEIEIVD comes from the coding sequence ATGCAGGCCCGTATCTTCGTGACCCTCAAGAACGGCGTGCTCGATCCCCAGGGCAAGGCGGTGGCGACCGCCCTGCACAGCCTGGGCTACGAGGGCGTCGGCGCCGTCCGCCAGGGCAAGATGTTCGAGATCGACATTGCCGCCGCCGACCGCGAGAGCGCGCGCGCCGAGCTGGGCGAGATGTGCGAGCGGCTGCTCGCCAACACGGTCATCGAGAATTACGAGATCGAGATTGTCGACTGA
- the purL gene encoding phosphoribosylformylglycinamidine synthase subunit PurL, with product MTGIEITPEIVAEHGLTPEEYERVVAALGRTPNITELGIFSVMWSEHCSYKSSKVWLKTLPTEAPWVICGPGENAGIIDIGDGDAAIFKMESHNHPSFIEPYQGAATGVGGIMRDVFTMGARPVANMNALRFGSPDHPKTRRLLAGVVAGIGGYGNCMGVPTVGGEVNFHPAYDGNILVNAMCVGTARADRIFYSAAAGIGNPVVYVGSRTGRDGIHGATMASAEFDDASEEKRPTVQVGDPFMEKLLLEACLELMATDAIVAIQDMGAAGLTCSSVEMADKGGVGLELDLDAVPQREAGMNPYEIMLSESQERMLMVLKPGREAEARAIFEKWGVEFAVVGHLTDTGRFTLKMGGETVGDIPVRPLVDDAPSYERPWTPTARPRPLDPASAPQPNSYEDALRRLMGCFDVASRRWIFEQYDHSVMADTVQKPGGDAAVVRVHGTKKALAISTDVTPRYCLADPVEGGRQAVAETWRNITAVGATPLAITDCLNFGNPERPEIMGQLAGCIEGMGEACRALDYPVISGNVSLYNETNGKGILPTPAIGGVGLLADSSKMVRIAVTEAGLTLILIGDSAGHLGQSLYLRELLGREEGPPPPVDLTAERRNGDMVRRAIQDGLVAACHDLSDGGLGVALAEMCIAGGVGARVRLQKGGPAPHALLFGEDQARYCIATARPDEVLALANAAGAPATVLGTTGGGDLTVEGLLTISVADLRGAHEKTLPAFMSGGVAA from the coding sequence ATGACCGGAATCGAGATCACGCCGGAGATCGTCGCCGAACATGGCCTGACCCCGGAGGAATACGAGCGCGTCGTCGCCGCGCTGGGACGCACGCCCAACATCACCGAGTTGGGCATCTTCTCGGTGATGTGGTCGGAACACTGCAGCTACAAGTCCTCCAAGGTCTGGCTGAAGACCCTGCCCACCGAGGCGCCCTGGGTGATCTGCGGGCCCGGCGAGAACGCCGGCATCATCGATATCGGCGACGGCGACGCGGCGATCTTCAAGATGGAAAGCCACAACCACCCGAGCTTCATCGAACCCTATCAGGGCGCGGCGACCGGCGTGGGCGGCATCATGCGCGACGTCTTCACCATGGGCGCCCGGCCCGTCGCCAACATGAACGCGCTGCGCTTCGGCAGCCCTGACCATCCGAAGACCCGGCGGCTGTTGGCGGGCGTCGTCGCCGGCATCGGCGGCTACGGCAACTGCATGGGCGTGCCGACCGTCGGCGGGGAAGTCAACTTCCACCCGGCCTATGACGGCAACATCCTGGTCAACGCCATGTGCGTCGGCACCGCCCGGGCGGACCGCATCTTCTATTCGGCCGCCGCCGGCATCGGCAATCCGGTGGTCTATGTCGGCAGCCGCACCGGCCGCGACGGCATCCACGGCGCGACCATGGCCTCGGCCGAATTCGACGACGCCTCCGAGGAAAAGCGCCCAACCGTGCAGGTCGGCGACCCCTTCATGGAGAAGCTGCTGCTGGAGGCCTGTCTGGAGCTGATGGCGACCGACGCCATCGTCGCCATCCAGGACATGGGCGCGGCGGGACTGACCTGCTCCTCGGTCGAGATGGCCGACAAGGGCGGCGTCGGACTGGAGCTCGACCTGGACGCCGTGCCCCAGCGCGAGGCGGGCATGAACCCCTACGAGATCATGCTCTCCGAGAGTCAGGAGCGCATGCTGATGGTGCTCAAGCCCGGCCGCGAGGCCGAGGCCCGCGCCATCTTCGAGAAGTGGGGCGTCGAGTTCGCGGTCGTTGGCCATCTGACCGACACCGGCCGCTTCACCCTGAAGATGGGCGGCGAGACCGTGGGCGACATCCCGGTCCGCCCCCTGGTCGACGACGCGCCGTCCTACGAACGGCCCTGGACGCCGACCGCGCGGCCCCGGCCGCTGGACCCGGCCAGCGCCCCGCAGCCCAACAGCTACGAGGATGCGCTGCGCCGCCTGATGGGCTGTTTCGACGTCGCCAGCCGGCGCTGGATCTTCGAGCAGTACGATCACTCGGTCATGGCCGACACCGTCCAGAAGCCGGGCGGCGACGCGGCCGTGGTCCGCGTGCACGGCACGAAAAAGGCGCTGGCGATCTCCACCGACGTCACCCCGCGCTATTGCCTGGCCGATCCGGTCGAGGGCGGCCGGCAGGCGGTGGCCGAGACCTGGCGCAACATCACCGCCGTCGGCGCGACGCCGCTCGCCATCACCGACTGCCTCAATTTCGGCAACCCCGAGCGGCCCGAGATCATGGGCCAGCTGGCCGGCTGCATCGAAGGCATGGGCGAGGCCTGCCGGGCGCTTGACTATCCGGTGATCTCCGGCAACGTCTCGCTCTACAACGAGACCAACGGCAAGGGCATCCTTCCGACCCCGGCGATCGGTGGCGTCGGCCTGCTGGCCGATTCCTCGAAGATGGTCCGCATCGCCGTGACGGAAGCGGGCCTCACGCTGATCCTGATCGGGGATAGCGCCGGCCATCTGGGCCAGAGCCTCTATCTGCGCGAACTGCTGGGCCGGGAGGAAGGCCCGCCGCCGCCCGTCGACCTGACCGCGGAACGGCGCAATGGCGACATGGTGCGCCGGGCGATCCAGGACGGCCTCGTGGCGGCCTGCCACGACCTTTCCGATGGCGGCCTGGGCGTGGCCCTGGCGGAGATGTGCATCGCCGGCGGCGTCGGCGCGAGGGTGCGGCTGCAGAAAGGCGGCCCGGCGCCGCACGCGCTGTTGTTCGGCGAAGACCAGGCGCGCTATTGTATCGCCACGGCGCGGCCGGACGAGGTCCTGGCCCTGGCGAATGCGGCGGGGGCGCCCGCCACGGTGCTGGGGACGACCGGCGGCGGCGATTTGACTGTCGAGGGGCTGCTCACCATATCGGTCGCCGATTTGCGGGGCGCCCACGAGAAGACCCTGCCGGCGTTCATGTCCGGCGGCGTGGCTGCCTGA
- a CDS encoding DUF1476 domain-containing protein, protein MAGFDDRKKAAESKFALDGEKEFRAQARRNKLLGLWIAEQMGLSGAEADAYAKQVIAADFEETGDEDVFRKCWADIQEQGLDISEHRLRSHMADFLQKARAQIASE, encoded by the coding sequence ATGGCAGGATTCGACGATCGCAAGAAGGCTGCGGAATCCAAGTTCGCTCTGGACGGCGAGAAGGAATTCAGGGCGCAGGCGCGGCGCAACAAGCTGCTGGGCCTGTGGATCGCCGAGCAGATGGGCCTCTCCGGCGCCGAGGCGGACGCCTACGCCAAGCAGGTGATCGCCGCCGATTTCGAGGAGACCGGCGACGAGGACGTGTTCCGCAAGTGCTGGGCCGATATCCAGGAGCAGGGGCTCGACATCTCCGAGCATCGCCTGCGCAGCCACATGGCCGACTTCCTGCAGAAGGCGCGGGCGCAGATCGCCAGCGAATGA
- a CDS encoding TolC family protein encodes MKIGASRAGIAIAATVACIMGMAAAGAQAENLAEEVEALVEDHPQIQAARRALDASHQNIRREKSGFLPQASITAGAGYEHTDSLATRALGLENQQFFATNATVEVRQNLFSGFSRFAGTASAKALKRASENTLAAVRQNVILEGVTAYLNVLRNRELVRLNAGNERAIREQLELEDERVTRGSGISVDVLLAKSRLQIAKEQSIAFEGALKDSISTYIQVFGHPPTLESMVPMQVPPSMLPESKEAAAEKLQAENPVIKIASAQADSAMHEIDRAQSTYYPSVDVVGSANIENNFAGVEDVRHDYAVKLELTWQLFDGFLTPANSAEANARYKEAIQSGRDVSRKTTELMELSWHEMEVAKERAELLRNAMNIAGEVFQSRIELREAGKETAINVLDAENELFSACINFVNAFFDSQVAAFRVLNTLGRLDTRAVAQSTPVDNSAVVAQCGFTPSEGGGYQPAQ; translated from the coding sequence ATGAAGATCGGCGCCAGCAGGGCGGGAATCGCGATCGCCGCGACCGTCGCATGCATCATGGGTATGGCGGCCGCGGGCGCGCAGGCCGAAAACCTTGCCGAGGAAGTCGAGGCGCTGGTGGAGGATCACCCGCAGATCCAGGCCGCGCGACGCGCCCTTGATGCCTCCCACCAGAACATCCGGCGCGAGAAGTCGGGCTTCCTGCCCCAGGCCAGCATCACCGCCGGCGCAGGCTACGAGCATACCGATTCGCTCGCCACGCGCGCGCTGGGTCTGGAGAATCAGCAGTTCTTCGCCACCAACGCGACGGTCGAGGTGCGCCAGAACCTGTTCAGCGGCTTTTCCCGATTCGCCGGAACGGCCAGCGCCAAGGCGCTGAAGCGGGCCTCGGAGAACACCCTGGCGGCCGTGCGCCAGAACGTGATCCTGGAAGGCGTGACCGCCTATCTCAACGTCCTGCGCAACCGTGAGTTGGTCAGGCTCAACGCCGGCAACGAGCGCGCCATCCGCGAGCAGCTCGAGCTGGAGGACGAGCGCGTCACCCGCGGCTCCGGCATCAGCGTCGACGTGCTGCTGGCCAAGTCGCGCCTGCAGATCGCCAAGGAGCAGAGCATCGCCTTCGAGGGTGCGCTGAAGGATTCGATCTCCACCTATATTCAGGTCTTCGGTCACCCCCCGACCCTGGAGAGCATGGTGCCGATGCAGGTGCCGCCCTCGATGCTGCCCGAATCCAAGGAGGCGGCGGCCGAGAAGCTGCAGGCCGAGAACCCGGTGATCAAGATCGCCTCGGCCCAGGCCGATTCGGCGATGCACGAGATCGACCGGGCCCAGTCCACCTACTATCCCAGCGTCGACGTGGTGGGCAGCGCCAACATCGAGAACAACTTCGCCGGCGTCGAGGACGTGCGCCACGATTACGCCGTCAAGCTGGAACTCACCTGGCAGCTGTTCGACGGCTTTCTGACCCCGGCCAACAGCGCCGAGGCCAACGCCCGTTACAAGGAAGCGATCCAGAGCGGCCGCGACGTCAGCCGCAAGACCACCGAACTCATGGAACTCTCCTGGCATGAAATGGAAGTTGCAAAAGAGCGCGCCGAACTCTTGCGTAACGCGATGAATATTGCCGGTGAGGTCTTCCAGTCCCGAATTGAGCTGCGGGAAGCCGGAAAAGAGACGGCCATCAATGTTCTCGACGCCGAAAACGAGCTATTCAGCGCATGCATCAACTTCGTTAACGCATTCTTCGACTCTCAAGTAGCAGCGTTCCGAGTGTTGAATACCCTGGGCCGTCTGGATACGC
- the purQ gene encoding phosphoribosylformylglycinamidine synthase subunit PurQ, which translates to MKAAVIVFPGSNCDRDVQVALRQSMGAEPDMVWHGDHSLGRYDLVVLPGGFSYGDYLRCGAISAHSPIMKEVVRHAERGGAVLAICNGFQIACESHLLPGALMHNASGRFVCRPVRMRVETADTPFTARYDTARPIEIPVAHHDGNYFADEATLDRLEGEGRVVFRYDGDNPNGSLRDIAGIVSENRRVLGLMPHPERAADPALGGTDGRAMFESLVEALS; encoded by the coding sequence ATGAAGGCCGCCGTCATCGTCTTTCCGGGCTCCAACTGCGACCGTGACGTTCAGGTCGCGCTGCGCCAGTCCATGGGCGCCGAACCGGACATGGTCTGGCACGGCGATCACAGCCTCGGCCGCTACGATCTGGTGGTCCTGCCCGGCGGGTTCTCCTATGGCGACTACCTGCGCTGCGGCGCGATCAGCGCCCACAGCCCGATCATGAAGGAAGTGGTGCGCCACGCGGAACGCGGCGGCGCGGTGCTGGCCATCTGCAACGGCTTCCAGATCGCCTGCGAGTCGCACCTGCTGCCCGGCGCGCTGATGCACAACGCTTCCGGCCGCTTCGTCTGCCGCCCCGTCCGCATGCGGGTGGAGACGGCCGACACGCCCTTCACCGCCCGCTACGACACGGCCCGGCCGATCGAGATCCCGGTGGCCCATCACGACGGCAACTACTTCGCCGACGAGGCGACGCTGGACCGGCTGGAGGGCGAGGGCCGCGTGGTCTTCCGCTATGACGGCGACAATCCCAACGGCTCGCTGCGCGACATCGCCGGCATCGTCTCGGAGAACCGCCGCGTGCTGGGACTGATGCCGCATCCCGAACGCGCCGCCGACCCGGCGCTGGGGGGCACGGACGGGCGCGCCATGTTCGAATCCCTGGTCGAGGCGCTGTCATGA
- the purC gene encoding phosphoribosylaminoimidazolesuccinocarboxamide synthase, whose product MARRRQLYEGKAKIIFEGPEPGTVVQYFKDDATAFNNQKKGTITGKGVLNNRISEYLMTRLGQIGVPTHFIRRLNMREQLVRQAEIIPLEVIVRNLAAGSFAQRFKMEEGTPLPRSIIEFCYKNDDLGDPMVAEEHITAFGWASPPEIDDIVQQTIRINDFLTGLFLGIGIRLVDFKIEFGRVWDNDVMRIILADEISPDSCRLWDADTNEKMDKDRFRRDMGEVEEAYQEVARRLGVMPENPSDFKGPKLVH is encoded by the coding sequence ATGGCCCGCCGCAGACAGCTATACGAGGGCAAGGCGAAGATCATCTTCGAAGGCCCCGAACCGGGAACCGTGGTCCAGTACTTCAAGGACGACGCCACCGCGTTCAACAACCAGAAGAAGGGCACGATCACCGGCAAGGGCGTTCTCAACAACCGCATCAGCGAATATCTGATGACGCGCCTGGGCCAGATCGGCGTGCCGACCCATTTCATCCGGCGTCTCAACATGCGCGAGCAGCTGGTGCGCCAGGCCGAGATCATCCCTCTGGAAGTGATCGTGCGCAATCTCGCCGCCGGCTCCTTCGCGCAGCGCTTCAAGATGGAGGAAGGCACGCCGCTGCCGCGCTCCATCATCGAGTTCTGCTACAAGAACGACGATCTGGGCGACCCGATGGTGGCGGAAGAGCACATCACCGCCTTCGGCTGGGCCAGCCCGCCGGAGATCGACGACATCGTCCAGCAGACCATCCGCATCAACGACTTCCTGACCGGGCTGTTCCTGGGCATCGGCATCAGGCTGGTGGACTTCAAGATCGAGTTCGGCCGCGTCTGGGACAACGACGTGATGCGCATCATCCTGGCTGACGAGATCAGCCCCGACAGCTGCCGGCTGTGGGACGCCGACACCAACGAGAAGATGGACAAGGACCGCTTCCGCCGCGACATGGGGGAGGTGGAAGAGGCCTATCAGGAGGTGGCGCGTCGGCTGGGCGTGATGCCGGAGAACCCGTCCGACTTCAAGGGCCCCAAGCTGGTCCACTGA